One window of the Rhodococcus sovatensis genome contains the following:
- a CDS encoding TerD family protein: MGVTLAKGGNVSLSKEAPNLTSVSIGLGWDVRSTTGGDFDLDASAIGLGPDKKSAGDLFFVFYNNLRSPDGAIEHTGDNRTGEGEGDDESINVDLVALSPEIDSIIFPVSIHDADALGQNFGQVINAFIRVVDRSDGRELARFDLTEDASTETAMVFGELYRRGQEWKFRAIGQGYASGLVGIVRDYGISAS, translated from the coding sequence ATGGGCGTCACACTGGCCAAGGGCGGCAACGTTTCACTGTCGAAGGAAGCCCCCAACCTCACCTCTGTGTCCATCGGCCTCGGATGGGATGTGCGGAGCACCACCGGCGGTGATTTCGACCTCGATGCCAGTGCCATCGGGCTCGGACCGGACAAGAAGTCGGCCGGCGACCTCTTCTTCGTCTTCTACAACAACCTTCGATCCCCGGACGGGGCCATCGAGCACACCGGCGACAACCGCACGGGCGAAGGCGAGGGCGACGACGAGAGCATCAACGTCGACCTGGTTGCGCTGTCCCCCGAGATCGATTCGATCATCTTTCCCGTCTCCATCCACGACGCCGATGCTCTGGGCCAGAACTTCGGCCAGGTGATCAACGCGTTCATCCGCGTCGTCGACCGATCCGACGGCCGAGAACTCGCCCGTTTCGACCTCACCGAGGATGCGTCGACCGAGACCGCGATGGTATTCGGGGAGCTTTATCGACGCGGGCAGGAATGGAAGTTCCGAGCCATAGGTCAGGGCTATGCATCGGGCCTCGTCGGCATTGTTCGCGACTACGGAATCAGCGCCAGCTGA
- a CDS encoding VOC family protein, which translates to MTAPKIDMDYTVLDCPDPAALMDFYRQVLGWEIARSDGDWSVLQGPGQLRLAFQKSTDFVPIEWPAHGVKIHLDFVVDDMEVTEQYVLGIGARKIEGNENHPGFSVFRDPVGHLFCLCQRD; encoded by the coding sequence ATGACAGCCCCGAAGATCGACATGGACTACACCGTTCTCGACTGCCCAGATCCGGCGGCGCTGATGGACTTCTACCGGCAAGTGCTCGGTTGGGAGATCGCCCGTTCGGACGGTGACTGGTCAGTGCTGCAGGGCCCGGGTCAGCTGCGCCTTGCGTTCCAGAAGTCCACCGATTTCGTTCCGATCGAGTGGCCCGCGCATGGCGTCAAGATCCACCTCGATTTCGTCGTCGACGACATGGAAGTGACCGAGCAGTACGTTCTCGGGATCGGCGCGCGAAAGATCGAAGGCAACGAGAATCATCCGGGTTTCTCGGTGTTCCGAGATCCGGTCGGCCACTTGTTCTGCCTGTGTCAGCGCGACTGA
- a CDS encoding PE-PPE domain-containing protein → MRHMTVLAVGGTGESYPDDPRTEVTGLLRHVTDALDPRFTTRWVGYPASYGPVAAGGLSYRQSTQVGVRRLISALRDTEGPIALIGYSQGSSVVREVLGLMASGELTVPSVMAAGLISDPQQPEGVITGCQGRGVAGVGPAWPAAVEVMWIGHPHDMICNASDDSLIRDIADLTRWMSFRTTKLWRHDLWELARTNSFQNAAKTRLSPRQWVRDGRRLRVAARELAGYLPSSLTWRSYRVSNPAGDRHVAYASEPLDKSGLTGCQILAQWLQVNATFGSYELAA, encoded by the coding sequence ATGAGGCACATGACGGTTCTGGCGGTCGGCGGCACAGGTGAGTCCTACCCGGACGACCCTCGGACCGAAGTGACCGGTCTGCTGCGCCATGTGACCGATGCGCTCGATCCTCGGTTCACTACTCGATGGGTCGGTTATCCGGCGTCGTACGGTCCGGTCGCGGCAGGGGGCCTCAGCTATCGGCAGAGCACACAGGTAGGGGTCCGGCGGTTGATCAGCGCTCTCCGCGACACCGAAGGACCGATCGCCCTGATCGGATACTCGCAGGGAAGCTCGGTCGTCCGCGAGGTGCTCGGACTGATGGCTTCGGGTGAACTGACTGTGCCTTCGGTGATGGCGGCCGGCCTGATCTCCGATCCGCAGCAACCCGAGGGCGTCATAACCGGCTGCCAGGGCCGAGGCGTCGCGGGCGTCGGACCGGCGTGGCCCGCTGCCGTCGAGGTGATGTGGATCGGGCACCCGCACGACATGATCTGCAACGCCAGCGACGACAGCCTCATTCGTGACATCGCCGACCTCACCCGGTGGATGTCGTTCCGAACCACGAAATTGTGGCGACACGACCTTTGGGAACTCGCTCGCACCAACAGCTTTCAGAACGCCGCGAAAACTCGCCTGTCGCCGCGGCAGTGGGTTCGTGATGGGCGACGCCTGCGCGTCGCGGCGAGGGAGCTGGCCGGGTATCTGCCGAGCTCGCTGACATGGCGGAGCTACCGTGTGTCCAATCCGGCCGGGGACCGGCATGTCGCCTACGCGAGCGAGCCGCTCGACAAGAGTGGACTGACTGGCTGTCAGATCCTGGCCCAGTGGCTACAGGTGAATGCCACGTTCGGAAGTTACGAACTTGCGGCCTGA
- a CDS encoding alpha/beta hydrolase family protein — translation MFSRARSLTLGLVAMLIAAFGAIFVGTGVAQADSALVYVHSDAMNKDIPVKVLKAAGGGPAPTIYLLDGLRAPDDNNGWLIETDVEQFFADKHVNVVIPYGGGGTFYTDWERPDPKLGVVKWETFLTQELPPVMADQFGSDGVNNAIAGLSMSGTSALNLAAHHPDFYKAVASFSGYPTASSPGYAQGIQVSVGEMGGNASNMWGAWPSASWLANDPLLNVGALRNTSVFVSAGTGSPLTDPSVNPVSASFDPVKFAQMVPLETASGLSSSTYVTALRAAGINPQVRITGTGTHWWNFWEAHLHDAWFTTFAPAFGQ, via the coding sequence ATGTTTTCTCGTGCCCGCAGCTTGACGCTGGGACTCGTAGCCATGCTGATCGCAGCGTTCGGAGCCATATTCGTGGGCACTGGCGTCGCGCAGGCGGACTCGGCTCTGGTGTATGTCCACTCGGATGCGATGAACAAGGACATCCCGGTCAAGGTCTTGAAGGCCGCCGGTGGAGGCCCCGCGCCCACCATCTACCTGCTCGATGGTTTGCGTGCGCCTGATGACAACAACGGCTGGCTCATCGAGACCGACGTCGAGCAGTTCTTCGCCGACAAGCACGTCAACGTGGTCATCCCCTACGGCGGCGGCGGAACGTTCTACACCGACTGGGAGCGTCCCGACCCCAAGCTCGGCGTCGTGAAGTGGGAAACCTTCCTCACGCAGGAGCTGCCCCCGGTCATGGCCGACCAGTTCGGCAGCGACGGCGTGAACAACGCCATTGCAGGTCTCTCGATGAGCGGTACCTCGGCGCTGAATCTTGCAGCCCATCACCCTGACTTCTACAAGGCAGTCGCATCGTTCAGCGGCTACCCGACGGCCAGCAGCCCGGGATATGCGCAGGGCATCCAGGTCTCGGTCGGCGAAATGGGCGGAAACGCCAGCAACATGTGGGGTGCGTGGCCGTCGGCTTCCTGGCTCGCCAACGATCCGCTGTTGAATGTCGGCGCGCTCCGCAACACCTCGGTCTTCGTCTCCGCAGGAACAGGCTCACCACTGACCGACCCGAGCGTCAACCCGGTCAGCGCCAGCTTCGACCCCGTCAAGTTCGCTCAGATGGTTCCGCTGGAAACCGCGTCCGGTCTTAGCAGCAGCACCTACGTGACGGCCCTGCGTGCAGCGGGCATCAACCCGCAGGTTCGCATCACCGGAACCGGAACGCATTGGTGGAACTTCTGGGAAGCGCACCTGCACGACGCATGGTTCACCACCTTCGCACCAGCGTTCGGCCAGTAG
- a CDS encoding alpha-amylase family protein produces the protein MALSEAALETLATLPTHRRQSFQLRLEQWWPDLHDAVTALYDNPDDVAARLVEVAARGFADRSDELHLLDQRRLLAPDWFQRPDMFGYACYVDRYGTTLKGLGERLDHLTDLGVTYLHLMPLLKPRPGDNDGGYAVMDFGVVRPDLGTTEDLRDLATSLRERGISPVVDLVLNHVAREHEWAVKARGGDRRYRDYFHIYPDRETPDSFERTLPEVFPDFAPGSFSLDPELDEWVWTTFNEWQWDLDWSNPDVLLEFAGIVMDLANLGIEVLRLDAIAFLWKRLGTNCQNQPEVHAITQALRTTCRLAAPATLFKAEAIVGPRDLMPYLGIGRHTGRVSDIAYHNCLMVQIWSMLASGSTDLARHALAALPPTPPSGTWVTYVRCHDDIGWAIDDGDAAARGITGVGHRHFLADWYAGEFDGSWSEGLVFQHNPETGDRRISGTAAALSGLGPSRMDPDGGFARLFLAHAIVAAWGGIPVVWSGDEIGSPGDPDWASEPGHENDNRWVHRPRVTDEDRARRFEQGSDAQRVFDGIAHIARVRKGLAMLHSEATVAVLADSDDGLLVLQRRHPSGTFVGVFNVTGHDRPFPHTQLYELGLTDPTEVLTGHDLTQRDGVVWVPPYAALWIV, from the coding sequence ATGGCGCTTTCCGAGGCAGCACTCGAGACCCTCGCGACACTACCCACCCACCGGCGCCAGAGCTTTCAACTGAGACTCGAGCAGTGGTGGCCCGACCTGCATGACGCCGTTACTGCGCTCTACGACAATCCCGACGACGTCGCGGCCCGACTCGTCGAGGTGGCCGCTCGTGGTTTCGCCGACCGGTCGGACGAACTTCACCTCCTGGACCAACGTCGACTGCTGGCACCCGACTGGTTCCAGCGACCGGATATGTTCGGATATGCCTGCTACGTCGATCGCTACGGAACGACGCTGAAGGGGCTCGGGGAGCGGCTCGATCACCTCACCGACCTGGGCGTCACCTACCTCCACCTGATGCCTCTGCTGAAACCGCGGCCGGGGGACAACGACGGTGGTTATGCGGTGATGGACTTCGGGGTCGTGCGGCCGGACTTGGGCACCACCGAGGACCTGCGCGACCTGGCAACTTCCCTGCGGGAACGTGGTATCAGTCCCGTTGTCGATCTTGTTCTCAATCACGTTGCACGCGAACATGAATGGGCGGTCAAAGCTCGCGGTGGAGATCGAAGGTACCGGGACTACTTCCATATCTATCCCGATCGTGAGACTCCCGATTCGTTCGAGCGGACCCTCCCCGAGGTGTTTCCGGACTTCGCGCCCGGCAGCTTCTCCTTGGATCCCGAGTTGGACGAATGGGTATGGACCACGTTCAACGAATGGCAGTGGGACCTGGACTGGTCGAACCCCGATGTGCTCCTCGAATTCGCAGGCATCGTCATGGATCTGGCGAATCTGGGAATCGAGGTGCTGCGGCTGGACGCTATCGCGTTCCTGTGGAAGAGGCTCGGAACGAACTGTCAGAACCAGCCCGAGGTGCACGCGATCACGCAGGCGTTGCGCACCACGTGCCGTCTGGCTGCGCCGGCCACACTGTTCAAGGCCGAGGCAATAGTCGGTCCGCGAGATCTGATGCCGTACTTGGGGATCGGCCGGCACACCGGGCGGGTGTCCGACATCGCCTATCACAACTGTTTGATGGTGCAGATCTGGTCGATGCTGGCGTCCGGCAGCACAGATCTGGCGCGTCACGCGCTGGCGGCTCTGCCTCCCACGCCGCCCAGTGGGACGTGGGTGACCTACGTGCGTTGTCACGACGACATCGGGTGGGCGATCGACGACGGCGACGCCGCAGCGCGCGGCATCACCGGTGTGGGTCACCGACATTTCTTGGCGGACTGGTACGCCGGAGAATTCGACGGTTCGTGGTCGGAAGGTCTTGTTTTTCAACACAACCCGGAAACGGGGGACCGGCGGATCAGCGGCACCGCGGCCGCCCTGAGCGGTCTCGGGCCGTCGAGAATGGACCCCGACGGTGGGTTCGCGCGACTCTTCCTCGCGCACGCGATCGTCGCGGCATGGGGCGGAATTCCCGTCGTGTGGAGCGGCGACGAGATCGGCTCGCCGGGAGATCCCGACTGGGCGAGCGAACCAGGCCACGAGAACGACAACCGCTGGGTTCATCGTCCCCGCGTCACCGACGAAGACCGCGCGCGACGGTTCGAGCAGGGGAGCGACGCGCAACGGGTATTCGACGGCATTGCGCACATCGCCCGCGTGCGGAAGGGGCTCGCGATGCTGCATTCGGAGGCGACGGTAGCGGTCCTCGCCGATTCCGACGACGGACTGCTGGTGCTGCAACGCCGCCACCCGAGCGGAACGTTCGTCGGCGTCTTCAACGTCACCGGACACGATCGCCCGTTCCCACACACGCAGCTGTACGAGCTCGGCCTGACCGATCCCACCGAGGTGCTCACCGGACACGACCTGACTCAGCGCGACGGCGTCGTGTGGGTCCCGCCGTACGCCGCTCTGTGGATCGTGTGA
- the ychF gene encoding redox-regulated ATPase YchF: MSLTLGIVGLPNVGKSTLFNALTKNDVLAANYPFATIEPNVGVVPLPDPRLGKLAEVFGSEKLVPALVSFVDIAGIVKGASEGAGLGNKFLANIREADAICQVVRVFADDDVVHVDGRVDPSADIEVIETELAIADLQTLEKAIPRVEKEARIKKDRKPALDAALAAQAVLNEGKTLFSQKNKLDFELLKEFQLLTTKPFLYVFNADEGVLTDDVKVGELARSVAPADAVFLDAKIESELLELDAESAAELLESVGQTEPGLDALARAGFHTLGLQTYLTAGPKEARAWTIHKGDTAPQAAGVIHTDFERGFIKAEIVSFDDLVEAGSMASAKAAGKVRIEGKDYVMVDGDVVEFRFNV, translated from the coding sequence GTGAGCCTCACCCTCGGAATCGTCGGACTGCCCAACGTCGGCAAGTCCACCCTCTTCAACGCACTGACCAAGAACGATGTGCTGGCTGCGAACTACCCGTTCGCCACCATCGAGCCCAACGTCGGTGTCGTTCCGCTTCCCGATCCCAGGCTCGGCAAGCTCGCCGAGGTGTTCGGATCGGAGAAGCTCGTGCCCGCGCTGGTGTCGTTCGTCGACATCGCCGGCATCGTCAAGGGCGCGTCCGAAGGTGCAGGCCTGGGCAACAAGTTCCTCGCAAACATCCGTGAAGCCGACGCCATCTGCCAGGTGGTGCGGGTGTTCGCCGACGACGACGTCGTGCACGTCGACGGTCGTGTCGACCCGTCTGCCGATATCGAGGTCATCGAGACAGAGCTGGCGATCGCGGATCTGCAGACGTTGGAGAAGGCAATCCCACGCGTCGAGAAGGAAGCGCGGATCAAGAAGGACCGCAAGCCCGCGCTCGACGCTGCACTCGCCGCTCAGGCCGTGCTCAACGAGGGCAAGACGTTGTTCTCGCAGAAGAACAAGCTCGACTTCGAATTGCTCAAGGAGTTCCAGCTCCTCACCACCAAGCCGTTCCTCTACGTCTTCAACGCCGACGAGGGTGTCTTGACCGACGACGTGAAGGTCGGCGAGCTCGCCCGGTCCGTCGCACCGGCGGACGCAGTGTTCCTCGACGCGAAGATCGAGTCCGAACTCCTCGAACTCGACGCCGAATCGGCAGCCGAGCTGCTCGAGAGCGTCGGGCAGACAGAGCCGGGTCTCGACGCCTTGGCCCGTGCCGGCTTCCACACCCTCGGCCTCCAGACCTACCTCACCGCAGGTCCGAAGGAAGCGCGTGCTTGGACGATCCACAAGGGCGACACCGCTCCTCAGGCCGCGGGTGTTATTCACACCGACTTCGAGCGCGGCTTCATCAAGGCCGAAATCGTCAGCTTCGACGACCTCGTCGAGGCCGGATCCATGGCTTCGGCCAAGGCCGCAGGCAAGGTCCGTATCGAGGGCAAGGACTACGTCATGGTCGACGGGGACGTCGTGGAGTTCAGGTTCAACGTCTAG
- a CDS encoding helix-turn-helix transcriptional regulator has translation MDREYAQPLDVEALARGVNVSAGYLSRQFKLAYGESPYSYLMTRRIERAMALLRRGDLSVTDVCFEVGCSSLGTFSTRFTELVGMPPSTYKKLSADEAAGIPSCIAKQVTRPISKRPSGPVARLSAPQHA, from the coding sequence ATGGATCGCGAGTACGCGCAGCCTCTCGACGTCGAGGCTCTCGCCCGTGGCGTGAACGTCTCTGCGGGCTACCTCAGCCGACAGTTCAAACTGGCCTACGGCGAGTCGCCTTATTCCTACCTGATGACGAGGCGGATCGAGCGGGCGATGGCACTTCTGCGGCGCGGCGATCTCAGCGTCACCGACGTGTGCTTCGAGGTCGGATGTTCCTCGCTCGGCACGTTCAGCACCCGCTTCACCGAACTGGTCGGAATGCCGCCGAGCACCTACAAGAAGCTGTCGGCGGATGAAGCCGCGGGAATTCCGTCGTGCATCGCCAAGCAGGTGACCAGACCGATCAGTAAGCGGCCCTCCGGCCCAGTGGCACGGTTAAGTGCACCCCAACACGCTTAA
- a CDS encoding SRPBCC family protein, producing MASDSSFLVERSTVIQASPEKIHSLLDNFQKWRSWSPWEDADPDLKRTYSGPDSGVGASYAWSGNRKAGAGSMVITDSKPGQIVVLDLVFTKPFKAQNVTTFTIDPGPNGSEVTWAMTGTSNLFFRLVGKVFPMDKVVGKDFEKGLAQLKVEAEKA from the coding sequence ATGGCATCGGACAGCAGCTTCCTGGTCGAACGCTCGACGGTGATCCAGGCATCGCCGGAGAAGATTCACTCGTTGCTGGACAACTTCCAGAAGTGGCGGAGCTGGTCGCCGTGGGAAGATGCCGATCCTGATCTGAAGCGCACCTACTCCGGTCCGGATTCGGGCGTCGGTGCGTCGTACGCCTGGTCCGGCAATCGGAAGGCCGGTGCGGGCAGTATGGTCATCACCGATTCGAAGCCCGGCCAGATCGTCGTTCTGGACCTGGTGTTCACCAAACCGTTCAAAGCTCAGAACGTCACCACCTTCACCATCGATCCGGGCCCGAACGGTTCCGAGGTCACCTGGGCGATGACCGGGACGAGCAATCTGTTCTTCCGACTCGTCGGCAAGGTCTTTCCGATGGACAAAGTGGTCGGCAAAGACTTCGAGAAAGGCCTTGCCCAATTGAAGGTCGAGGCAGAGAAGGCCTGA
- a CDS encoding MFS transporter — MSRPLAFVAITYAFAVAMMGTTMPTPVYSFYQAEFGFSVFVVTVIFAAYALGVLAALLAFGRWSDSLGRRPLLLAGVALGIASALVFVFAGSLTALLIGRVLSGLSAGIFVGTATVTLIELVPDKWRSKAPAIATAANIGGLGLGPLIAGVLVQYLPEPTHLTFVVDIGLLVVAGVAVYFVPETVTVARGARPHMQRLSIPAPIRGTFVRAAIGGFAGFAVLGLFTGVSPGFMTHVLGIDNHAVGGLVVFLTFASSATAQIAFRGLSAAFAMRAGCVVLIVGVSALCLSLLLTSLPLLVVAALVCGIGQGVTFSKGMAAVTAELPVDRRAEVTSTFFVVLYIAISVPVIGAGAAASAWGLVTAGVVFSAAVAALALVSLILLIAESRSHEQAN; from the coding sequence GTGAGCAGACCCCTCGCCTTCGTGGCGATCACCTACGCCTTTGCAGTCGCCATGATGGGCACGACGATGCCCACCCCGGTGTACTCGTTCTATCAGGCAGAGTTCGGCTTCTCGGTGTTCGTGGTGACGGTCATCTTCGCCGCCTATGCGCTCGGCGTGCTGGCGGCTCTTCTGGCCTTCGGCCGCTGGTCGGATTCCCTTGGCAGACGGCCACTTCTACTCGCGGGAGTGGCGCTCGGCATTGCGAGTGCGCTGGTGTTCGTCTTCGCCGGTTCGCTCACTGCACTTCTGATCGGACGAGTCCTGTCCGGGTTGTCGGCAGGCATCTTCGTCGGCACTGCGACGGTCACCCTTATCGAACTCGTTCCGGACAAGTGGCGTTCGAAAGCACCGGCGATAGCAACCGCTGCCAACATCGGCGGACTCGGACTGGGACCGCTCATCGCCGGAGTGCTCGTGCAATACCTGCCCGAGCCGACCCACCTGACGTTCGTCGTGGACATCGGTCTGCTGGTGGTCGCAGGTGTCGCTGTCTACTTCGTGCCGGAGACCGTCACCGTCGCCCGTGGTGCACGGCCACACATGCAGCGACTGTCCATACCTGCGCCCATCCGCGGCACCTTCGTTCGCGCAGCCATCGGCGGCTTCGCCGGTTTCGCGGTGCTCGGCCTGTTCACCGGCGTCTCGCCCGGGTTCATGACACACGTCCTCGGGATCGACAATCACGCAGTCGGTGGCCTCGTCGTATTTCTGACGTTCGCGTCCTCGGCTACGGCTCAGATCGCGTTTCGCGGGCTCAGCGCCGCGTTCGCGATGCGCGCGGGATGCGTAGTGCTGATTGTCGGAGTGAGCGCACTGTGTCTGTCACTACTGCTGACTTCGCTACCGTTGCTCGTCGTGGCCGCCCTTGTCTGCGGCATCGGCCAAGGCGTCACGTTCAGCAAAGGCATGGCAGCGGTGACCGCAGAACTACCGGTTGATCGGCGGGCGGAGGTCACCTCGACGTTCTTCGTCGTGCTCTACATTGCGATTTCGGTACCCGTGATCGGCGCCGGCGCCGCAGCGAGCGCCTGGGGACTCGTCACCGCCGGTGTCGTATTCTCGGCAGCGGTGGCCGCACTCGCGCTTGTTTCTTTGATTCTGTTGATCGCCGAATCCAGAAGCCACGAACAAGCGAACTGA
- a CDS encoding winged helix DNA-binding domain-containing protein yields MKITDAQRRARLVTRQFADAASPEDVVSSVLALHATDPATVYLSVLARARSSTVEDVRDAMYDRRSLVRLMAMRRTLFVLAHDDVPVVHAAASLGVARTMRARLKKQVSTLPTEPVVENVEKWLAAVEKETDAQLRSVGTATGAELSAAVPLLKTAFLPTTDKSYDVKRYVTSEVLVMMAAEGKLVRVEPRGAWTSRRHAWAPIEDWWPDGIPMMDEAEARRELVRRWLDVFGPATVDDVQWWTGWNKTQTRTAIAGLDTVDVELAEGDGIMLSDADISGDASGVMLLPALDPTPMGWKHRNWYLGEHKTPLFDTYGNIGPTIWADGRIVGGWAVSPAGEVATELFEDIGAQAADVVAEAGRITDLLDGAAVVPSFPTPLEKRLRGKK; encoded by the coding sequence GTGAAGATCACCGACGCCCAACGCCGAGCCCGACTCGTGACACGTCAGTTCGCAGACGCCGCATCGCCGGAGGACGTCGTGTCGTCCGTGTTGGCGCTACACGCAACCGATCCGGCGACGGTGTACCTCTCGGTTCTGGCGCGGGCACGGTCTTCGACCGTCGAGGACGTACGTGACGCGATGTACGACCGCCGCTCGCTCGTGCGACTCATGGCGATGCGTCGCACGTTGTTCGTCCTTGCGCACGACGATGTACCGGTCGTGCACGCTGCGGCCAGTCTCGGAGTCGCGAGAACGATGCGCGCACGGTTGAAGAAGCAGGTGTCGACGCTTCCGACCGAGCCGGTGGTCGAGAACGTCGAAAAGTGGCTCGCGGCAGTGGAAAAGGAGACGGACGCACAGTTGAGGTCCGTCGGGACTGCCACCGGTGCAGAACTTTCCGCGGCGGTTCCTCTACTCAAGACGGCGTTCCTCCCGACGACCGACAAGTCGTACGACGTCAAGCGGTACGTCACGTCTGAGGTGCTGGTGATGATGGCAGCGGAGGGGAAACTGGTGCGCGTCGAACCGCGCGGAGCCTGGACTTCCCGACGCCACGCGTGGGCGCCGATCGAGGATTGGTGGCCGGACGGAATTCCGATGATGGACGAGGCCGAGGCACGCAGGGAGCTCGTACGCCGCTGGCTCGACGTGTTCGGACCAGCGACCGTCGACGACGTCCAGTGGTGGACCGGGTGGAACAAGACGCAGACTCGCACGGCGATTGCGGGGCTCGATACCGTCGACGTGGAATTGGCAGAAGGCGACGGAATCATGTTGTCCGACGCTGATATTTCGGGAGACGCATCCGGTGTCATGCTGTTGCCTGCGTTGGATCCGACACCGATGGGATGGAAGCACCGCAACTGGTACCTCGGCGAGCACAAGACGCCGCTGTTCGACACCTACGGCAACATCGGCCCGACGATCTGGGCGGACGGCCGCATCGTCGGCGGCTGGGCCGTCAGTCCCGCCGGTGAGGTGGCGACGGAGTTGTTCGAGGACATCGGGGCTCAGGCTGCGGATGTTGTCGCCGAAGCGGGCCGAATCACCGATCTGCTCGACGGCGCCGCGGTTGTCCCGAGCTTCCCGACGCCGCTCGAAAAGCGGTTGAGGGGGAAGAAGTAG
- a CDS encoding DUF1906 domain-containing protein, producing the protein MHVSRRDLFKYAAVGSAAALGLAAVNASVAGADGLGTLVDYSGGVPSPESIRAAGHLGAIRYVSDRRPDAQWMLGKPMKRDEADALTEAGLEVVSNYQFGKGATSDWKGGFAAGVKHAKRGLELHRAAGGPEGRPIYASIDDNPTAVQFATMIAPYILGWESVVGPENTGIYANSPTIELASIAGLGQWYWQHNWGTPQGYRHPKAHLHQVQIDKGKIDGIGVDINVILKSDYGQWSLA; encoded by the coding sequence GTGCACGTATCGCGACGAGATTTGTTCAAATACGCCGCAGTAGGGTCGGCGGCTGCCCTTGGCCTGGCCGCAGTCAATGCCAGCGTTGCAGGCGCGGACGGACTGGGAACTCTCGTCGACTACTCCGGTGGTGTGCCTTCGCCGGAGTCGATCCGGGCGGCGGGGCATCTGGGTGCCATCCGATACGTGTCCGACCGACGGCCCGACGCGCAATGGATGTTGGGTAAGCCGATGAAGCGCGACGAGGCGGACGCACTCACCGAGGCAGGACTGGAAGTGGTGTCCAACTACCAGTTCGGTAAAGGCGCAACCTCGGATTGGAAGGGCGGATTCGCCGCAGGCGTCAAGCATGCCAAGCGTGGCCTGGAGCTGCACCGGGCCGCAGGTGGGCCGGAGGGCCGCCCGATCTATGCCTCCATCGACGACAACCCGACGGCGGTGCAGTTCGCAACCATGATCGCGCCCTACATCCTCGGCTGGGAATCGGTCGTCGGACCGGAGAACACCGGGATCTACGCGAATTCTCCGACCATCGAACTGGCATCGATTGCAGGTCTAGGCCAGTGGTACTGGCAGCACAATTGGGGGACTCCCCAGGGATATCGACACCCGAAGGCTCATCTGCATCAGGTGCAGATAGACAAAGGAAAAATCGACGGAATAGGCGTCGACATCAATGTAATTCTCAAGTCCGATTACGGGCAGTGGTCGCTGGCGTAA
- a CDS encoding DNA/RNA non-specific endonuclease: MSSSQSLLRIDDNHTPARSTRARAFVRTLHLHLAELSYTHFTVSMDTVRRIAAVTAVNIDGSKLRNVKRSDNWQLDNRLLRNQQAGPELYAKNDIDRDHIVRRIDRIVNQNVFAQEIPPLGAYRTYQVPVEDIAEVTGLTMPDLVDADRLTAVPTARPIEWTELHVGSDLVF; the protein is encoded by the coding sequence ATGTCATCGAGCCAGAGTTTGCTCCGAATCGACGACAATCACACACCTGCCCGGTCGACCCGCGCAAGGGCATTCGTCCGGACACTTCACCTTCACCTCGCCGAACTCAGCTACACGCACTTCACGGTCTCGATGGATACCGTCCGCAGAATTGCTGCGGTCACCGCGGTGAACATCGATGGCTCGAAGCTTCGCAACGTCAAGCGAAGCGACAATTGGCAACTCGACAACCGACTGCTGCGGAACCAGCAGGCAGGGCCGGAACTGTACGCGAAGAACGACATCGACCGAGACCACATCGTTCGGCGGATCGATCGGATCGTGAACCAGAACGTTTTCGCCCAGGAAATCCCACCGCTCGGCGCGTATCGGACCTACCAGGTCCCGGTCGAAGACATCGCGGAGGTCACCGGGTTGACCATGCCCGATCTCGTCGACGCAGACCGCCTGACCGCCGTTCCGACAGCTCGGCCGATTGAGTGGACCGAGCTGCACGTCGGTTCGGACCTCGTGTTCTGA